The following proteins come from a genomic window of Tepidiforma thermophila:
- a CDS encoding SGNH/GDSL hydrolase family protein, producing the protein MPLRILALGDSYTIGEAVDPAERWPAQLARRLRSAGFDLADPVIIATTGWTTAELAAALDAASPAGPFDLVTLLIGVNDQYRGLPCDESYRARLDALILRAVASAAGDPSRVVVLSIPDWGVTPFANGRDRARIAAEIDAFNEVNRAAAAGAGARWLDVTPVSREAARDPGLLAGDGLHPSAAMYARWVELLLPHARAILAPSVSGS; encoded by the coding sequence GTGCCCCTCCGCATCCTCGCCCTCGGCGATTCCTACACCATCGGCGAAGCCGTCGACCCCGCCGAGCGCTGGCCCGCACAGCTCGCCCGCCGGCTCCGCTCGGCCGGCTTCGACCTCGCCGACCCGGTCATCATCGCAACCACCGGCTGGACTACCGCCGAACTGGCCGCCGCCCTCGATGCCGCCTCGCCCGCGGGCCCCTTCGACCTCGTCACCCTGCTCATTGGCGTCAACGACCAGTATCGCGGCCTCCCCTGCGACGAGAGCTACCGCGCCCGCCTCGATGCGCTCATCCTCCGGGCGGTCGCCAGCGCAGCCGGCGACCCCTCCCGGGTGGTCGTGCTCTCCATCCCCGACTGGGGCGTCACCCCCTTCGCCAACGGCCGTGACCGCGCCCGCATCGCCGCCGAAATCGACGCCTTCAACGAGGTAAACCGCGCAGCGGCCGCTGGCGCCGGCGCCCGCTGGCTCGATGTCACCCCCGTCTCGCGCGAAGCGGCCCGCGACCCCGGCCTCCTCGCCGGCGACGGCCTTCACCCCTCCGCCGCCATGTACGCGCGCTGGGTCGAACTCCTCCTCCCGCACGCCCGGGCCATCCTTGCCCCCTCCGTATCCGGCTCCTGA
- a CDS encoding M28 family metallopeptidase, with product MRRSFLLLAALPALLLAAACSSREPAVAPAATDTAAPAAASSPAPASPSAPPVTRTPPARGQASGPAGHDADLAFAHVAALAREPRVAGTPAELRAVEYLEAQLASFGYDVERMPFTFEDDPFRVGEVRVRGAALEALTMSGSPGGTVEAPAVFVGLADDAGIAGRNLTGRIAVAERGGLTFAAKYQNVAAAGAIGLVVVNNQPGPFSGNLTLSARFPVVSVAQEAGAALLEAARAGEPVTLTAPPASGGTRAYNVIARPPGTAACAVIVGGHFDTVPGAPGANDNASGTANVLELARAFAVGGPRPGLCFALFGAEESGLHGSRALVERLRAENALPRYMVNLDVTGIGQRIEVIGDTSAAARAIDLARAAGLDAVPSRLPPNSGSDHMSFADAGVEVVFFTSGDFSTIHSPRDVVEAIDRAILDAIGDAAYLLVADLLREVG from the coding sequence ATGCGCCGCTCTTTCCTGCTCCTTGCGGCCCTCCCGGCGCTCCTCCTCGCTGCCGCCTGCTCCAGCCGCGAACCCGCCGTGGCCCCGGCCGCGACCGACACGGCCGCGCCCGCAGCGGCATCGTCTCCGGCACCGGCGTCACCATCCGCCCCGCCTGTCACGCGCACGCCCCCCGCCCGCGGCCAGGCGTCCGGTCCCGCCGGCCACGACGCCGACCTCGCCTTCGCCCACGTCGCAGCCCTCGCGCGCGAACCCCGCGTCGCTGGCACGCCCGCTGAACTCCGCGCCGTTGAGTACCTCGAGGCGCAGCTCGCCTCCTTCGGCTATGACGTCGAACGCATGCCTTTCACCTTCGAGGACGACCCCTTCCGTGTCGGCGAAGTCCGTGTCCGCGGCGCGGCCCTCGAAGCGCTCACCATGTCCGGCAGCCCCGGCGGCACCGTCGAAGCCCCCGCCGTATTCGTCGGCCTCGCCGACGACGCCGGCATCGCTGGCCGCAATCTCACCGGCCGCATCGCCGTCGCCGAGCGTGGCGGCCTCACCTTCGCCGCCAAGTACCAGAACGTCGCCGCCGCAGGCGCCATCGGGCTGGTTGTCGTGAACAACCAGCCAGGCCCCTTCTCCGGCAATCTCACCCTCTCCGCCCGTTTCCCCGTGGTCTCGGTCGCGCAGGAAGCCGGCGCCGCCCTCCTCGAAGCTGCCCGTGCCGGCGAGCCGGTTACCCTCACAGCGCCCCCGGCCTCGGGCGGCACCCGGGCCTACAACGTCATCGCCCGCCCGCCCGGCACCGCCGCCTGCGCCGTCATCGTCGGCGGCCACTTCGATACCGTCCCCGGCGCACCCGGCGCCAACGACAACGCCAGCGGCACCGCCAACGTCCTCGAGCTTGCCCGCGCCTTCGCCGTCGGCGGCCCGCGCCCCGGCCTCTGCTTCGCCCTCTTCGGCGCCGAAGAATCCGGTCTCCACGGCAGCCGCGCCCTCGTCGAACGGCTCCGCGCCGAAAATGCCCTCCCGCGCTACATGGTCAACCTCGATGTCACCGGCATCGGCCAGCGCATTGAGGTCATCGGCGACACGTCAGCCGCCGCCCGCGCCATCGACCTCGCCCGTGCGGCCGGCCTCGATGCCGTCCCCTCGCGGCTGCCGCCCAACTCCGGCAGCGACCATATGAGCTTCGCCGATGCCGGCGTCGAAGTGGTCTTCTTCACCTCCGGCGACTTCTCCACCATCCACTCGCCCCGCGACGTCGTCGAGGCCATCGACCGCGCCATCCTCGACGCCATCGGCGACGCCGCGTATCTCCTCGTCGCCGACCTCCTCCGCGAGGTTGGCTGA
- a CDS encoding SelT/SelW/SelH family protein, translating into MASRLSVSITYCRRCNFLPRALWVAHELLHTFGEYIADLRLIPAGGGDFDVDVNGERIFSRRQAGRYPEIAELKEALAARLEPEEAASLKRHPHPPAAG; encoded by the coding sequence GTGGCCAGCCGCCTCTCCGTCTCCATTACCTACTGCCGGCGATGCAACTTCCTCCCGCGCGCCCTCTGGGTCGCCCACGAGCTGCTCCACACCTTCGGTGAATACATCGCCGACCTCCGCCTGATCCCCGCCGGCGGCGGCGATTTCGACGTCGACGTCAACGGCGAGCGCATCTTCTCCCGCCGTCAGGCCGGCCGCTACCCCGAGATCGCCGAGCTGAAGGAGGCCCTTGCCGCCCGCCTCGAACCGGAAGAGGCCGCCTCCCTCAAACGCCATCCCCATCCGCCCGCGGCCGGCTGA
- a CDS encoding phosphoribosyltransferase — protein sequence MSDRFADRREAGRLLGEALRRLALPPGTIILGLARGGVIVAAEAARALGLPLDVLVVRKLGVPGQPELAFGAIASGGHRVLNPHVIAEAGITDAEIAAVARDEERELQRREAAYRGGRPPLDLRGRTVVLVDDGLATGASMRVAVEAVRALGAARVIVAVPVAPPGVCEELAAEFPGLECLVLRTPEPFYAVGLWYRSFPHTTDEEVTAALAAAPAG from the coding sequence GTGAGTGACCGTTTCGCCGACCGCCGCGAGGCCGGCCGCCTGCTCGGCGAAGCCCTCCGCAGGCTCGCCCTCCCGCCCGGCACCATCATCCTCGGTCTCGCCCGGGGCGGCGTCATCGTCGCTGCCGAAGCTGCGCGCGCGCTCGGCCTCCCCCTCGATGTCCTCGTCGTGCGGAAGCTTGGCGTTCCCGGGCAGCCTGAGCTTGCCTTCGGCGCCATCGCCTCCGGCGGGCACCGCGTGCTGAACCCCCACGTCATCGCCGAGGCCGGCATCACCGATGCCGAGATTGCCGCCGTCGCCCGCGACGAAGAGCGCGAACTCCAGCGCCGCGAGGCTGCCTACCGCGGCGGCCGCCCGCCCCTCGACCTCCGCGGTCGCACCGTCGTCCTCGTCGATGACGGCCTCGCCACCGGCGCATCCATGCGCGTCGCCGTCGAAGCCGTGCGCGCCCTCGGAGCCGCGCGCGTCATCGTCGCGGTCCCCGTCGCACCCCCGGGCGTTTGCGAAGAGCTCGCCGCCGAATTCCCCGGCCTCGAATGTCTCGTGCTCCGCACCCCCGAACCGTTCTACGCCGTCGGCCTCTGGTACCGCTCCTTCCCCCATACCACCGATGAAGAAGTAACCGCCGCCCTCGCTGCTGCACCCGCCGGCTGA
- a CDS encoding NADH-quinone oxidoreductase subunit B, translating into MAQPNKVYQPLPLRTESDVEQEVQQNILVTSVDQVLNWARSSSLWPCMFGLACCAMEMIATATPRYDIARFGAEIFRASPRQADLLIVPGTVTWKMAPAVRRIWLQMPEPKWALAMGGCAIMGGPFAYAYSVTPGVNTLLPVDVYVPGCPPRPESLLTGLMLLQDKIKKDTIGKGWVRRDVEPQFQRYLPEGDPIRKELESLWPPYIDYDRPPQGDAFGDR; encoded by the coding sequence GAAGTCCAGCAAAACATCCTCGTCACCAGCGTCGACCAGGTCCTCAACTGGGCGCGCAGCTCCTCGCTCTGGCCCTGCATGTTCGGCCTCGCCTGCTGCGCCATGGAGATGATCGCCACCGCTACCCCGCGGTACGACATCGCCCGCTTCGGCGCCGAGATCTTCCGCGCCTCGCCCCGCCAGGCCGACCTGCTCATCGTCCCCGGCACCGTCACCTGGAAGATGGCCCCCGCCGTCCGCCGCATCTGGCTCCAGATGCCCGAACCCAAGTGGGCCCTCGCCATGGGCGGCTGCGCCATCATGGGCGGCCCCTTCGCCTACGCCTACAGCGTCACCCCCGGCGTCAACACCCTCCTGCCCGTCGATGTCTACGTCCCCGGTTGCCCGCCCCGGCCTGAATCGCTCCTCACCGGGCTCATGCTCCTCCAGGACAAGATTAAGAAGGACACCATCGGCAAGGGCTGGGTCCGCCGCGACGTCGAACCGCAGTTTCAGCGCTACCTGCCCGAGGGCGACCCCATCCGCAAGGAGCTCGAGTCGCTCTGGCCGCCCTACATCGACTACGACCGGCCGCCCCAGGGCGACGCCTTCGGCGACCGCTAA
- a CDS encoding CaiB/BaiF CoA transferase family protein — MSGPLAGLRVVERCGALGQYAGKLLADMGADVVKVEPPGGSEARAIGPFVDDVPGPDRSLNFWYFNTNKRSVMVDFAEQDGAATWRELAAAADIVIEDGKPGELDRLGAGYRAVAPRAPGLIWCAMTPFGQDGPWAHYEATDMVSLALGGAMMMNGYDPEDAADAPPIRGHGDQGYLTACHYAVQGILAALLWRDRTGEGQFIDCSAHEAISSTTEVALPYWFTQRINVIRQTGRHAAATRTERWLYRAGDGRWVLVFGVGRDNASWKRIKEWFQSEGFGLQFDEPRFDDPLNRQAARGSPEAAEIFAELGRFIAAHTAEEVYRGGQERRQAWGIVRSPEEALFDPHWEDRGFWVDVEGEGREGRPVRMPGAPYRFGATAWELRRPAPKLGEHTAEVLAEWLGRET, encoded by the coding sequence GTGAGCGGGCCGCTGGCGGGGCTGCGCGTGGTTGAGCGGTGCGGGGCGCTTGGCCAGTACGCGGGAAAGCTGCTCGCGGATATGGGCGCGGACGTGGTGAAGGTGGAGCCGCCCGGGGGGAGTGAGGCGCGGGCCATCGGGCCGTTCGTCGACGACGTTCCCGGGCCGGACCGTTCGCTGAACTTCTGGTACTTCAACACGAACAAGCGGTCGGTAATGGTCGACTTCGCGGAGCAGGACGGCGCGGCGACATGGCGCGAGCTCGCTGCAGCCGCGGATATCGTGATCGAGGACGGGAAGCCGGGAGAGCTCGACCGGCTGGGGGCCGGGTACCGGGCGGTCGCGCCGCGGGCGCCCGGCCTCATCTGGTGCGCGATGACGCCGTTCGGGCAGGACGGGCCCTGGGCGCACTACGAGGCGACCGACATGGTCTCGCTGGCGCTGGGCGGGGCGATGATGATGAACGGGTATGACCCTGAGGACGCGGCGGACGCGCCGCCGATCCGCGGGCACGGGGACCAGGGGTACCTGACCGCGTGCCACTATGCAGTGCAGGGCATCCTTGCCGCGCTGCTCTGGCGGGACCGGACGGGCGAGGGCCAGTTCATCGACTGCTCGGCGCACGAGGCGATCAGCAGCACAACGGAGGTTGCGCTGCCGTACTGGTTCACGCAGCGGATCAACGTCATCCGGCAGACGGGGCGGCACGCGGCGGCAACGCGGACGGAGCGGTGGCTCTACCGGGCGGGCGACGGGCGCTGGGTGCTGGTGTTCGGGGTGGGGCGGGACAACGCGAGCTGGAAGCGCATAAAGGAATGGTTCCAATCGGAGGGGTTCGGGCTGCAGTTCGACGAGCCGCGGTTCGATGACCCGCTGAACCGGCAGGCGGCGCGGGGGAGCCCCGAGGCGGCGGAGATCTTCGCGGAGCTGGGGCGGTTCATCGCAGCGCATACGGCGGAGGAGGTGTACCGGGGCGGGCAGGAGCGGCGGCAGGCCTGGGGCATCGTCCGCAGCCCGGAAGAGGCGCTCTTCGATCCGCACTGGGAGGACCGGGGTTTCTGGGTCGACGTCGAGGGAGAGGGCCGCGAGGGACGGCCGGTGCGGATGCCGGGCGCGCCATACCGGTTCGGTGCGACGGCATGGGAGCTGCGCCGGCCAGCTCCAAAGCTGGGAGAGCATACCGCGGAGGTGCTGGCGGAGTGGCTGGGGCGCGAAACATGA
- a CDS encoding LysM peptidoglycan-binding domain-containing protein, which translates to MAIAAPRRLTAAAAALAMVAGFFAAACGGGGQPESAGGERITDPARVPTATPMQNPVLYRIQGNQVILEGGNSASLTPTGGASTPTPRKTYTVKPGDTCSGIAAAEGISLDALIKANPTACDNLRPGDSIVIPAPTPTPVAGGTGGLTSNPTVRPTPTVPRSSGGSSSGSGKVYVVKPGDTCADIAASYGVSLQELIAANGFSPDCPLQVGQEVKIP; encoded by the coding sequence ATGGCCATTGCCGCACCCCGCCGCCTCACCGCCGCTGCCGCCGCCCTCGCGATGGTGGCTGGCTTCTTCGCTGCCGCCTGCGGCGGCGGGGGTCAGCCGGAATCCGCCGGCGGCGAACGGATTACCGACCCTGCCCGTGTGCCCACGGCCACCCCAATGCAGAACCCGGTCCTCTACCGGATCCAGGGCAACCAGGTCATCCTCGAAGGCGGCAACTCCGCGTCGCTGACCCCCACGGGCGGCGCCTCCACCCCAACACCGCGCAAGACCTACACCGTCAAGCCCGGCGATACCTGTTCCGGCATCGCCGCCGCCGAGGGCATCAGCCTCGACGCCCTCATCAAAGCCAACCCCACCGCCTGCGATAACCTCCGCCCCGGCGATTCCATCGTGATCCCTGCTCCCACACCCACCCCGGTCGCGGGCGGCACCGGCGGCCTCACCTCCAACCCCACCGTCCGCCCCACGCCGACCGTCCCGCGGTCTTCAGGCGGCTCCTCCAGCGGCTCCGGCAAGGTCTACGTCGTCAAGCCCGGCGATACCTGCGCCGACATCGCCGCCAGCTACGGTGTCTCCCTCCAGGAGCTCATCGCCGCCAACGGCTTCAGCCCCGACTGCCCGCTCCAGGTCGGCCAGGAAGTCAAAATCCCCTAG
- a CDS encoding nitroreductase family protein → MSDVQPVETDIFEVIRTQRAMRRLKPDPVPEEYIKKILWAATRAPSGGNRQNWRWLVITDPEKKKQIQEWYKEGWDRLVASGYGNRPDLPPEEAASNERVMRSAQYLADHLHEVPVLILACLLVDPGQRPDITAGSSIYPAVQNLMLAARALGLGTALTTLHRFRQDDIRKLLGIPETVETAALIPVGWPKGKFGEGFRKPVEDVTYWEQWGNKRQ, encoded by the coding sequence ATGTCCGACGTCCAGCCTGTCGAGACTGACATTTTCGAAGTGATCCGAACCCAGCGCGCCATGCGCCGCCTGAAGCCTGACCCTGTTCCCGAGGAGTACATCAAAAAGATCCTCTGGGCTGCCACCCGTGCGCCCAGCGGCGGCAACCGCCAGAACTGGCGCTGGCTCGTCATCACCGACCCCGAGAAGAAGAAGCAGATTCAGGAGTGGTACAAAGAAGGCTGGGACCGCCTCGTCGCCAGCGGCTACGGCAACCGCCCCGACCTCCCGCCCGAAGAGGCCGCCAGCAACGAACGCGTCATGCGCTCCGCCCAGTACCTCGCCGACCACCTCCACGAAGTCCCCGTTCTCATCCTCGCCTGCCTCCTCGTCGACCCCGGCCAGCGGCCCGACATCACTGCCGGTTCCAGCATCTACCCCGCCGTCCAGAACCTCATGCTCGCCGCCCGCGCCCTTGGCCTCGGCACCGCGCTCACCACGCTCCACCGCTTCCGCCAGGACGATATCCGCAAGCTCCTCGGCATCCCCGAAACCGTCGAAACCGCGGCCCTCATCCCCGTCGGCTGGCCGAAGGGGAAGTTCGGCGAAGGCTTCCGCAAGCCCGTCGAAGACGTCACCTACTGGGAGCAGTGGGGCAACAAGCGCCAGTAG
- a CDS encoding DUF402 domain-containing protein, whose protein sequence is MLNPVLVRKLKYDGSLRSAWPGDLIDARGDDWLIVFHDPERHQKQPPEPGEPRGFGIHTIGLREPLTVLHWFDELGRFLEAKCDAALPAALAGRTIDFVDLDLDVIVLPGGHHYIRDRDVFEARAAAMGYPHDVRRAAWCGILHALRMVRRGRFPFDGTPEALLGRELAARGPL, encoded by the coding sequence ATGCTGAACCCGGTCCTCGTCCGCAAGCTGAAGTACGACGGCTCCCTCCGCTCCGCCTGGCCCGGCGACCTCATCGACGCCCGCGGCGACGACTGGCTCATCGTCTTTCACGACCCCGAGCGCCACCAGAAACAGCCGCCTGAACCGGGCGAACCGCGCGGATTCGGCATTCATACCATCGGCCTCCGCGAGCCGCTCACGGTGCTCCACTGGTTCGACGAACTCGGCCGCTTCCTCGAAGCCAAGTGCGACGCCGCCCTCCCCGCCGCCCTTGCCGGCCGCACCATCGACTTCGTCGACCTCGATCTCGACGTCATTGTCCTCCCGGGAGGGCACCACTACATCCGCGACCGCGACGTCTTCGAAGCCCGCGCCGCTGCCATGGGCTACCCGCATGACGTCCGCCGCGCCGCCTGGTGCGGCATCCTCCACGCCCTCCGGATGGTCCGTCGCGGCCGGTTTCCCTTCGACGGCACCCCCGAGGCGCTCCTCGGCCGCGAACTCGCCGCCCGCGGCCCGCTCTGA
- the uvrC gene encoding excinuclease ABC subunit UvrC yields the protein MASSTISEKLRKQLAALPARPGVYIMRNAAGEVIYVGKAARLRDRVRSYFGSPRGLEPKTRALREQIDDFEYIVVSSPAEALLLEAALIKRHQPFFNIRLKDDKRYPYLKIDLQNPWPRVSITRRIENDGARYFGPYASAGSVRATLDLTKKLFPWRSCTKEITGRDPRPCLDYYIKRCIAPCTAYCTKEEYDEVIQQVILFLEGKADDVLRRLRKQMDDAAERLEFERAAQLRDQIRAIERTVERQHVATTRNEDADIFGLARDGDDACVQVFFIRGTQMIGRDSFMLAGVRDEPDATVLANFLLQYYEGAQYIPKLVAVPAEPEDRESIEELLTEKRGSRVEIRIPARGEKRRLVDLAAENAREALAVARVRWLADASKTEQALEQLREELSLPATPHRIECYDNSNIQGTSPVSSMVVFVDGRPAPNQYRRFRVKTVQGANDFATMQEVLRRRFGRHARTPESLQAAESPGAEQSPADAWDLPDLVIIDGGKGQLSAALEVMHELGVHHIPVVALAKRHEEIFVPDDDEPIILPRGSEALFLVQRIRDEAHRFAITFHRQVRGKSTIQSALDTIPGIGPKRKKALLKKFGSVKAIREADVDEIAATVGFTRALAERVKAQL from the coding sequence GTGGCGTCCTCCACGATCTCCGAAAAGCTTCGCAAGCAGCTCGCCGCCCTCCCCGCCCGGCCCGGCGTCTACATCATGCGCAACGCCGCCGGCGAGGTGATCTACGTCGGCAAAGCCGCCCGCCTGCGCGACCGCGTCCGCTCCTATTTCGGCTCGCCCCGCGGCCTCGAACCGAAAACCCGTGCCCTCCGCGAACAAATCGACGATTTCGAATACATCGTCGTCTCCAGCCCCGCCGAGGCCCTCCTCCTCGAAGCAGCGCTCATCAAACGCCACCAGCCCTTCTTCAACATCCGCCTGAAGGACGACAAGCGCTACCCCTACCTCAAAATCGACCTCCAGAACCCCTGGCCGCGCGTCTCCATCACCCGCCGCATCGAAAACGACGGCGCCCGCTACTTCGGCCCCTACGCCAGCGCCGGCTCCGTCCGCGCCACCCTCGACCTGACCAAGAAGCTCTTCCCCTGGCGCTCCTGCACCAAGGAGATCACCGGCCGCGACCCCCGTCCCTGCCTCGACTACTACATCAAGCGCTGCATCGCGCCCTGCACCGCCTACTGCACGAAAGAGGAGTACGACGAGGTCATCCAGCAGGTCATCCTCTTCCTCGAAGGCAAGGCCGACGACGTGCTCCGCCGCCTCCGCAAACAGATGGACGACGCCGCCGAGCGCCTCGAATTCGAGCGCGCCGCCCAGCTCCGCGACCAGATCCGCGCCATTGAGCGCACCGTCGAAAGGCAGCACGTCGCCACCACCCGCAACGAAGACGCCGACATCTTCGGCCTCGCCCGCGACGGCGACGACGCCTGCGTCCAGGTCTTCTTCATCCGCGGTACCCAGATGATCGGCCGCGACAGCTTCATGCTCGCCGGCGTCCGCGACGAGCCCGACGCCACCGTCCTCGCCAACTTTCTCCTCCAGTACTACGAGGGCGCCCAGTACATCCCGAAACTCGTCGCCGTCCCTGCCGAGCCCGAAGACCGCGAGAGCATCGAGGAGCTCCTCACCGAAAAACGCGGCTCCCGGGTCGAAATCCGCATCCCGGCCCGCGGCGAAAAACGCCGCCTCGTCGACCTCGCCGCCGAAAACGCCCGCGAGGCCCTCGCGGTCGCCCGCGTCCGCTGGCTCGCCGATGCCAGCAAAACGGAGCAGGCGCTCGAACAGCTCCGCGAAGAACTCTCCCTGCCCGCCACCCCGCACCGCATCGAGTGCTACGACAACTCCAACATCCAGGGCACGAGCCCCGTCTCCAGCATGGTCGTCTTCGTCGACGGCCGCCCCGCGCCCAACCAGTACCGCCGCTTCCGCGTCAAAACCGTCCAGGGCGCCAACGACTTCGCCACCATGCAGGAGGTCCTCCGCCGCCGCTTCGGCCGCCACGCCCGCACGCCCGAGTCGCTCCAGGCCGCCGAAAGCCCTGGAGCGGAACAGTCGCCGGCCGACGCCTGGGACCTCCCCGACCTCGTCATCATCGACGGCGGCAAAGGCCAGCTCTCCGCTGCCCTCGAAGTCATGCACGAGCTCGGCGTCCACCATATCCCGGTCGTTGCCCTCGCCAAGCGCCACGAAGAAATCTTCGTGCCCGATGACGACGAGCCCATCATCCTCCCCCGCGGCTCCGAAGCCCTCTTCCTCGTCCAGCGCATCCGCGACGAAGCCCATCGCTTCGCCATCACCTTCCATCGCCAGGTCCGGGGCAAATCCACCATCCAGAGCGCCCTCGACACCATCCCCGGCATCGGCCCGAAACGGAAGAAGGCGCTGCTCAAGAAATTCGGCAGCGTCAAGGCCATCCGCGAAGCCGACGTTGACGAAATCGCCGCCACCGTCGGCTTCACCCGCGCCCTCGCCGAGCGCGTCAAAGCCCAGCTCTAG
- a CDS encoding CaiB/BaiF CoA transferase family protein: MTELPLAGIRVCDLTWVIAGPTATRILADFGAEVVRVEHGQAADPIRFGRPIAGERPTLNNSGFFNYFNRNKKSVLLNVRHPLGMEVLERLIRASDVVIENFSSGVLESWGLDYAAQRAINPGIIYCSISGFGHTGRDRHYTTWGPTAQALSGLTLMSGLPGKPPAGWGYSYLDHTAGYYAAIAVMMALHHRNRTGEGQWVDIAQVETGMVLAGPAVLDFTVNGRSWLREGMPPGNRAWEPAMAPHNTYRCAGEDRWVAIAVRNDAEWEALRRAMGEPAWTADARFATAAGRLAHQEELDRGIEAWTRERDAYAVMDTLQAAGVPAGVCQTAGDRVERDPQLAARGWWTTMPHPELGDAGIDGVAPRLSKTPGTNRTASPLIGEHTYEVMTSMLGMSAEEYAELEAQGVFM, from the coding sequence ATGACGGAGCTGCCGCTTGCGGGCATCCGAGTGTGCGACCTGACGTGGGTGATCGCGGGGCCGACGGCGACGCGGATCCTGGCGGATTTCGGCGCGGAGGTGGTCCGGGTCGAGCATGGGCAGGCGGCAGACCCGATCCGGTTCGGGCGGCCGATTGCGGGAGAGCGGCCTACGCTGAACAACTCGGGATTTTTCAACTACTTCAACCGGAACAAAAAGAGCGTGCTGCTGAATGTGCGCCACCCGCTCGGGATGGAGGTGCTGGAGCGGCTGATCCGGGCGAGCGATGTGGTGATCGAGAACTTTTCGAGCGGGGTGCTGGAATCGTGGGGGCTCGACTACGCGGCGCAGCGGGCGATCAACCCGGGGATTATCTACTGCTCGATCTCGGGGTTTGGGCACACCGGGCGGGACCGGCACTACACGACCTGGGGGCCGACGGCGCAGGCGCTCAGCGGCCTGACGCTGATGTCGGGGCTGCCGGGGAAGCCGCCTGCCGGGTGGGGGTATTCGTACCTGGACCACACCGCGGGCTACTACGCGGCGATCGCGGTCATGATGGCGCTGCACCACCGGAATCGGACCGGCGAGGGGCAGTGGGTCGATATCGCCCAGGTTGAGACGGGGATGGTGCTGGCCGGCCCGGCAGTGCTGGACTTTACGGTGAACGGCCGGAGCTGGCTCCGGGAGGGCATGCCGCCCGGCAACCGGGCGTGGGAGCCGGCGATGGCGCCGCATAACACCTACCGGTGCGCGGGCGAGGACCGGTGGGTGGCGATTGCGGTGCGGAACGATGCGGAGTGGGAGGCGCTGCGCCGGGCGATGGGCGAGCCGGCCTGGACGGCCGATGCGCGCTTCGCAACGGCCGCGGGGCGGCTGGCGCACCAGGAGGAGCTGGACCGGGGGATCGAGGCGTGGACGCGGGAGCGGGATGCCTACGCGGTGATGGACACGCTCCAGGCCGCCGGCGTTCCGGCGGGGGTCTGCCAGACGGCGGGCGACCGGGTGGAGCGGGACCCGCAGCTGGCGGCTCGGGGCTGGTGGACGACGATGCCGCACCCGGAGCTGGGGGATGCGGGCATTGATGGGGTGGCGCCGCGTCTCTCGAAGACGCCGGGGACGAACCGTACGGCGTCGCCGCTGATTGGCGAACACACGTACGAGGTGATGACCTCGATGCTCGGCATGAGCGCGGAGGAGTACGCGGAGCTCGAGGCGCAGGGGGTGTTCATGTGA